One Penicillium oxalicum strain HP7-1 chromosome III, whole genome shotgun sequence genomic region harbors:
- a CDS encoding 2-hydroxyacid dehydrogenase codes for MKLAVFSAKSYDRAYLDEVLSTRFPDLCTIEYHAFALSEETVPLARSCDAVCVFVNDTLDEPVLRALHAGGVRAILLRCAGFNHVHLTTAESLGLFVANVPAYSPEAVAEFAVTLVQTLNRKTHRAYNRVREGNFNIEGLLGTTLCGKTVGIVGVGRIGLAAAKIFQGFGCRILAHDPYAGPEFSSQNLCTLVELDTLLQESHVVSLHCPLTEGTRRLIDETTLARMKPGAMLVNTSRGGLIDTAAVIEALKSHHLGGVALDVYEAEGELFYNDHSGEIIDDDVLMRLMTFPNVLICGHQGFFTREALTEIAGVTLSNLADFTAGRSCANSLVTEGHVLVRRDTDPVRL; via the coding sequence ATGAAACTCGCCGTCTTCAGCGCCAAATCCTACGACCGGGCCTATCTCGACGAAGTCCTGTCGACTCGCTTCCCAGACCTCTGCACCATCGAGTACCACGCCTTTGCGCTGTCCGAAGAAACCGTACCACTTGCTCGCTCCTGCGATGCCGTCTGCGTCTTCGTCAACGACACCCTCGACGAACCTGTCCTCCGCGCTCTCCATGCCGGCGGCGTGCGCGCCATCCTCCTCCGCTGCGCCGGGTTCAACCACGTCCATCTCACCACCGCCGAAAGTCTGGGCCTCTTCGTCGCCAACGTCCCCGCTTATTCCCCCGAGGCCGTGGCCGAGTTCGCAGTCACTCTGGTACAGACGTTGAACCGCAAGACCCATCGTGCATACAATCGGGTTCGAGAGGGTAATTTCAACATCGAGGGTTTACTCGGGACGACCTTGTGTGGAAAGACGGTGGGGATCGTAGGCGTGGGCCGAATCGGTCTGGCGGCGGCCAAGATCTTTCAGGGCTTTGGATGTCGCATCCTGGCGCATGATCCATACGCGGGACCCGAATTCTCCTCGCAGAATCTATGCACGTTGGTCGAGTTGGACACGCTATTGCAAGAAAGTCATGTGGTCAGTCTACATTGTCCCCTGACGGAGGGGACTCGCCGTTTGATTGATGAGACGACGCTGGCACGGATGAAGCCGGGGGCCATGTTGGTGAACACCTCACGAGGAGGGTTGATCGATACGGCGGCGGTGATCGAAGCGCTCAAATCGCATCATCTAGGGGGAGTGGCACTAGACGTGTACGAGGCGGAAGGGGAGTTGTTCTACAATGACCATTCCGGCGAGATCATTGACGATGATGTGTTGATGCGGTTGATGACTTTTCCCAATGTCTTGATCTGCGGACACCAAGGGTTCTTCACCCGCGAGGCGCTGACCGAAATTGCGGGCGTCACCCTGTCCAACTTGGCCGATTTTACCGCTGGACGCTCTTGCGCGAATTCTTTGGTGACGGAGGGGCATGTGTTGGTCCGGCGAGACACTGATCCCGTCAGGTTGTAG
- a CDS encoding Enoyl-CoA hydratase AKT3-1, with amino-acid sequence MPLNPPGVEVPESYETLRLTYVQISHHPVGTPTATPIVIMTLNRPEKHNAFTSEMADSLTEAYHFFHVDPRVKVVVLTGAGRMFCAGSDLDVGFGDGSGNAVDFRDIGGRVALAMHRCHKPTIVALQGSAVGVGMTMTLPAAVRICHEKSKYGFVFTRRGLTIESCASYFLPRLVGFSRAMHLISTGAVFPPSSQYFGDLFAEVLPESSQVLIRALEIAQDMAENVSPLALSMSRALMWQGPSSPEEAHLLESRIFHHMIRQKDYKEGVKSFLEKRQPQFEVDPQKNSPPNYPWWSLTDIALEHSISKRSKL; translated from the exons ATGCCACTCAATCCACCAGGTGTTGAAGTTCCGGAATCTTATGAGACACTGCGTCTCACCTACGTCCAAATATCCCATCATCCTGTCGGCACTCCAACTGCGACCCCCATCGTCATTATGACACTGAACAGACCTGAGAAACACAATGCTTTCACATCAGAAATGGCCGATAGCCTGACGGAGGCTTATCACTTCTTCCATGTGGACCCTCGTGTcaaggtggtggtgctgaCTGGAGCTGGGAGGATGTTTTGTGCTGGCTCCGATCTTGATGTGGGCTTCGGCGACGGCTCTGGCAACGCTGTCGACTTCCGTGACAT TGGCGGCCGAGTGGCCCTGGCGATGCACCGGTGTCACAAACCGACTATTGTCGCGCTTCAAGGCTCAGCAGTGGGTGTGGGGATGACCATGACTCTCCCGGCGGCAGTTCG CATCTGTCATGAAAAGAGCAAGTATGGTTTCGTCTTTACCCGACGTGGGCTCACGATCGAGTCCTGCGCTTCGTACTTTCTTCCGCGTCTGGTGGGATTCTCACGCGCGATGCATCTCATCTCGACTGGCGCGGTTTTTCCACCCTCCAGCCAGTACTTTGGCGATCTTTTCGCAGAAGTGCTCCCCGAGTCCAGCCAAGTCTTGATCCGCGCACTGGAAATAGCCCAGGACATGGCCGAGAATGTCAGCCCTCTGGCGTTGTCCATGAGCCGTGCTCTGATGTGGCAGGGTCCCAGCTCTCCCGAAGAGGCGCATCTGCTGGAGTCACGGATTTTTCACCATATGATCCGTCAGAA AGACTATAAAGAAGGGGTGAAGTCGTTCCTCGAGAAACGTCAGCCTCAGTTTGAAGTTGACCCTCAAAAAAATAGCCCACCCAACTATCCGTGGTGGTCGCTGACGGACATCGCATTGGAGCACAGTATCTCAAAGAGATCCAAACTCTAA
- a CDS encoding Phosphatidylinositol N-acetylglucosaminyltransferase gpi3 subunit produces MPVSAASAEKPSCTPVHARTMGLRTVFTDHSLFGFADAASILTNKLLKFTLSDVDHAICVSHTCKENTVLRASLDPLMVSVIPNAVVAENFRPLSYNSRTADQGSMSPVDQRPQPTPIGPNDTITIVVISRLFYNKGTDLLIAAIPRILALNPNTRFIIAGSGPKAIDLEQMLERNVLQDKVEMLGSVRHEEVRDVMVRGHIYLHPSLTEAFGTVIVEAASCGLYVVCTRVGGIPEVLPQHMTTFAKPEEDDLVVATSKAIAALRSNKVRTDRFHDQVKMMYSWRDVAERTERVYRGITGDISPEEFYGYYPGQGWEVSGDRVRSFALIDRLKRYYGCGVWAGKLFCFCVVIDFLIYVFLEMWFPRANIDIARSWPKKPPADKAPLSTTASSNRG; encoded by the exons ATGCCAGTCTCAGCAGCTTCTGCGGAGAAGCCATCCTGCACGCCCGTACACGCCCGTACAATGGGCCTGCGGACTGTCTTTACCGATCACTCCCTCTTTGGTTTCGCCGATGCTGCCTCAATCTTGACAAATAAACTTCTCAAATTTACCTTGAGTGATGTCGACCATGCGATTTGTGTCAGCCATACCTG CAAGGAGAACACCGTTCTTCGAGCATCCTTGGACCCTCTGATGGTCTCGGTAATCCCGAACGCGGTTGTGGCTGAGAATTTTCGCCCACTGTCATACAACTCCCGAACGGCAGATCAGGGTTCCATGTCCCCCGTAGATCAACGACCTCAACCCACACCCATCGGCCCCAATGATACGATCACCATTGTTGTCATTTCTCGTCTCTTCTATAACAAGGGTACCGACTTGCTGATTGCGGCGATTCCTCGGATATTGGCACTGAACCCCAATACGCGCTTTATCATTGCCGGGTCCGGCCCCAAAGCCATCGACTTGGAACAGATGCTGGAGCGTAACGTCTTGCAGGATAAGGTTGAAATGCTGGGCTCGGTTCGACACGAGGAGGTTCGAGATGTCATGGTGCGGGGACATATTTACCTGCATCCTAGTTTGACGGAGGCGTTCGGCACGGTCATCGTGGAAGCTGCCAGTTGCGGTCTGTACGTGGTTTGTACGCGGGTCGGGGGCATTCCCGAAGTGTTACCGCAGCACATGACAACATTTGCCAAGCCAGAGGAGGACGATCTCGTGGTGGCCACGAGTAAGGCGATTGCTGCTTTGCGCTCCAACAAAGTCCGAACGGACCGCTTTCACGATCAGGTGAAGATGATGTACTCGTGGCGAGATGTTGCCGAACGTACGGAGAGGGTTTATCGAGGCATCACGGGAGACATCAGCCCGGAAGAGTTTTATGGCTATTACCCCGGTCAGGGGTGGGAAGTCAGTGGAGATCGCGTACGCAGCTTTGCGCTCATCGATCGACTCAAACGATACTACGGCTGTGGAGTTTGGGCTGGCAAgctcttctgcttctgcgTGGTCATTGACTTTCTCATCTACGTTTTTCTTGAGATGTGGTTCCCGCGTGCCAACATCGACATCGCTCGCAGCTGGCCGAAGAAGCCTCCAGCAGACAAGGCCCCCTTGTCAACCACTGCCTCTAGCAATCGCGGGTGA
- a CDS encoding putative exo-1,4-beta-xylosidase xlnD, with protein MANTVALLWTALAAVVPNVLAQANTSYVDYNTEPQPSLDRQTLSKVHYEFPDCAAAPLNTSLVCDSSAHPHDRAAALVAMMTLDELIQSTGNTIYAIPRLGLPAYNVWQEALHGLDRANFTKSGDWSWATSFPSPILTMSALNRTLINQIGDIISTQGRAFNNVGRYGLDVYAPNINSFRHPVWGRGQETPGEDAYCLCSAYAYEYITGVQGGLDPEHLKLVANAKHFAGYDIENWNNHSRLGNDLNITQQDLAEYYTPQFVTAVRDARVHSVMSSYNAVNGVPSSSNSFFLQTLLRDTWNFVEDGYVSSDCGAVYGVFNPHEYAANVSGAAADSMRAGVDINCGTTYQNHLNESFYHGEISRSEIERGVIRLYSNLVSLGYFDGMDSPYRNLTWSDVVKTDAWNISYEAAVESIVLLKNDGTLPLPKKVKSVALIGPWADATTQMQGNYFGAAPYLTSPLQALKASDLTVHYALGTNISSHSTSGFAEAMDAAKNSDAIVFAGGIDNTIEAEGMDRQNITWPGNQLELIKKLSELKKPLVVLQMGGGQVDSSALKNNKNVNALVWGGYPGQSGGNAILDILTGKRAPAGRLTTTQYPAEYAEKFPATDMNLRPSGENPGQTYMWYTGTPVYPFGHGLFYTTFEASLGHSQRRESKASFNIVDLLSQSHEGYNVIEQVPFLNYTVDVKNTGKVASDYTAMLFLNTTAGPAPHPHKWLVGFDRLGSIKPQKSSKMMIPVTLDDVARTDEVGNRIVYPGKYELALNNERSAVMSFTLTGNATTISKWPLEKQLIPPAE; from the coding sequence ATGGCAAACACAGTCGCGTTGCTCTGGACTGCCCTCGCGGCAGTAGTGCCGAACGTACTGGCACAGGCAAACACTTCCTATGTCGATTACAACACCGAGCCACAGCCTAGTCTCGATAGGCAAACGCTTTCAAAGGTTCACTATGAGTTCCCCGATTGCGCAGCGGCGCCTTTGAACACGAGCCTCGTGTGCGACTCCTCGGCTCACCCTCATGACCGAGCTGCTGCCTTGGTCGCCATGATGACCCTGGACGAGCTCATCCAAAGCACTGGCAACACAATTTACGCTATTCCACGCCTGGGTCTACCAGCCTACAACGTCTGGCAGGAGGCTCTTCATGGATTGGACCGTGCCAACTTCACCAAGTCGGGTGACTGGAGCTGGGCAACGTCCTTCCCCTCTCCGATTCTTACCATGTCAGCTCTCAATCGCACATTGATCAACCAGATTGGTGATATTATTTCCACTCAGGGCCGAGCTTTCAACAACGTTGGGCGCTACGGACTGGACGTCTACGCTCCCAACATCAATTCCTTCCGCCACCCGGTCTGGGGTCGCGGTCAGGAGACACCGGGCGAGGATGCTTACTGTCTGTGCTCTGCCTATGCATACGAGTACATCACCGGCGTTCAAGGAGGCCTGGATCCGGAGCATCTCAAATTGGTTGCCAATGCCAAGCACTTTGCAGGGTACGACATTGAGAACTGGAACAACCACTCCCGATTGGGTAACGACTTGAACATCACCCAGCAAGACCTAGCTGAGTACTATACCCCTCAATTCGTCACCGCCGTGCGTGACGCCAGGGTGCACAGTGTCATGTCTTCCTACAATGCCGTGAACGGCGTGCCAAGCAGTTCAAACTCCTTTTTCCTTCAGACTCTGCTTCGCGACACCTGGAACTTTGTTGAGGACGGGTACGTCTCCTCCGACTGCGGTGCTGTCTACGGTGTATTCAACCCACACGAGTACGCGGCCAACGTGTCTGGTGCCGCAGCCGACTCGATGAGAGCCGGCGTGGACATCAACTGCGGAACCACCTACCAGAATCATCTCAATGAGTCCTTCTATCACGGCGAGATCTCCCGCAGCGAGATTGAGCGGGGAGTCATCAGACTCTACTCCAATCTTGTCAGCCTTGGATACTTTGACGGCATGGATAGCCCATACCGCAACCTGACCTGGTCCGACGTTGTCAAGACGGATGCCTGGAACATTTCGTACGAGGCTGCGGTCGAGAGTATTGTCCTTCTCAAGAATGATGGAacccttcctcttcccaagAAGGTGAAGAGCGTTGCTCTGATTGGACCCTGGGCCGATGCCACCACACAGATGCAAGGCAATTACTTCGGCGCAGCGCCATACCTTACAAGTCCACTCCAAGCGCTCAAAGCGTCAGACCTGACCGTTCACTATGCTCTTGGTACCAACATCTCTTCGCACTCCACCAGCGGGTttgccgaggccatggaTGCGGCCAAAAACTCCGATGCCATCGTCTTTGCCGGTGGTATCGACAACACCATCGAAGCGGAGGGTATGGATCGACAGAACATCACCTGGCCGGGCAACCAGCTGGAACTCATCAAGAAGCTGAGTGAGCTCAAAAAGCCCCTCGTGGTTCTCCAGATGGGTGGTGGTCAGGTGGATTCCTCCGCCCTGAAGAACAACAAGAATGTGAACGCACTAGTCTGGGGTGGTTACCCTGGTCAATCTGGCGGCAATGCCATCTTGGACATTCTCACCGGAAAGCGTGCCCCAGCCGGTCGCTTGACCACTACGCAATACCCTGCCGAATACGCGGAAAAATTCCCCGCGACGGATATGAACTTGCGCCCATCCGGTGAGAATCCAGGACAGACATATATGTGGTACACTGGTACACCTGTGTACCCATTCGGCCACGGACTGTTCTACACTACGTTTGAGGCATCCCTGGGCCACAGCCAGCGGAGGGAGAGCAAGGCCTCCTTCAACATTGTCGACCTTTTGTCTCAATCCCACGAGGGCTACAATGTGATCGAGCAGGTTCCATTCCTCAATTACACCGTCGATGTCAAGAATACCGGCAAAGTCGCGTCGGATTACACAGCTATGCTGTTCCTCAACACCACCGCCGGTCCTGCCCCACACCCGCACAAGTGGTTGGTTGGATTTGACCGGCTGGGATCGATCAAGCCACAAAAGTCCTCTAAAATGATGATTCCCGTCACTCTCGACGATGTGGCTCGAACCGATGAAGTTGGCAACCGCATCGTCTACCCGGGCAAGTATGAATTGGCTCTGAACAACGAGCGCTCGGCTGTCATGTCTTTCACCTTGACTGGCAACGCGACCACTATTTCCAAATGGCCGCTGGAAAAGCAGCTCATTCCTCCTGCGGAGTAA